One genomic region from Drosophila subpulchrella strain 33 F10 #4 breed RU33 chromosome 2R, RU_Dsub_v1.1 Primary Assembly, whole genome shotgun sequence encodes:
- the LOC119552035 gene encoding lamin-C isoform X1 yields MSARRVTLNTRVSRASTSTPVGGASTSSRLGATSPTRTTRIQEKEELQHLNDRLACYIDRMRHLENENSRLTQELSLAQDTVNRETSNLKAVYEKELAAARKLLDETAKEKAKLEIDIKRLWEENDDLKPRLEKKTKEATVAENNARLYENRYNEVNSKYSQALADRKKFEDQSKELALENERLRRQLDDLRKQLEAETLARVDLENQNQSLREELAFKDQVHTQELTETRSRRQIEISEIDGRLSRQYEAKLQQSLQELRDQYEGQMRANREEIELLYDNEIQNLKAAANRAAQGSAHATEEVRLMRVKIDGLNAKLQDLENTNAGLNARIRELENLLDTERQRHNQYIASLEAELQRMRDEMAHQLQEYQDLMDIKVSLDLEIAAYDKLLCGEERRLNIESPGRPNADSGISSNGTHLSASASSRSGRVTPSGRRSATPGISGSSAVKRRRTVIDESEDRTLSEYSVNAAAKGDLEIIEADVEGRFIKLHNKGTEEINLTGWQLTRIAGDEELAFKFSRGSKVLGGASVTIWSVDAGSPHDPPNNLVMKKKWPVANSMRSVLANADKEVRVLSIYNTCGTCDICRHCRHLEFVLDQMLPATTVSVLTFPATPRGIAAAARPARALPSVPELDPLE; encoded by the exons ATGTCAGCACGCCGCGTCACATTGAACACACGCGTTTCGCGCGCCTCCACCTCCACGCCGGTGGGTGGGGCCTCGACCTCCTCCAGGCTGGGCGCCACCTCGCCCACCCGCACCACTCGCATCCAGGAGAAGGAGGAACTGCAGCACCTGAACGATCGCCTGGCCTGCTACATCGATCGCATGCGCCACCTGGAGAACGAGAACAGCCGACTCACCCAGGAACTGAGTCTCGCCCAGGACACCGTCAACCGGGAGACCTCCAACCTGAAGGCCGTCTATGAGAAGGAACTGGCCGCCGCCCGCAAGCTGCTCGATGAGACGGCCAAGGAGAAGGCCAAGCTGGAGATCGATATCAAGCGGCTGTGGGAGGAGAACGACGACCTGAAGCCGAG GCTCGAAAAGAAGACAAAGGAGGCCACAGTGGCCGAGAACAATGCCCGTCTGTATGAGAATCGGTACAATGAGGTCAATAGCAAGTACAGCCAGGCTCTGGCCGATCGCAAGAAGTTCGAGGATCAGTCCAAGGAACTCGCCTTGGAGAACGAGCGTCTGCGTCGCCAACTGGATGATCTTCGCAAGCAGCTGGAGGCTGAGACCCTGGCCCGCGTGGACCTAGAGAACCAGAACCAGAGCCTGCGCGAGGAGCTGGCCTTCAAGGATCAGGTGCACACCCAGGAGCTCACGGAGACTCGCTCTCGTCGCCAGATCGAGATCAGCGAGATCGATGGCCGCCTGTCGCGCCAGTACGAGGCCAAGTTGCAACAGTCACTCCAGGAACTCCGCGATCAGTACGAGGGCCAAATGCGCGCCAATCGCGAAGAGATCGAGCTGCTGTACGACAACGAGATCCAAAACCTCAAGGCCGCCGCCAACAGGGCCGCCCAGGGATCCGCTCATGCCACCGAGGAAGTGCGTCTAATGCGCGTCAAGATCGATGGCCTCAATGCCAAGCTGCAGGATCTGGAGAACACCAATGCTGGTCTGAAT GCTCGTATTCGGGAGCTGGAGAACCTTTTGGACACGGAGCGCCAGCGCCACAACCAGTACATCGCCTCCCTGGAGGCCGAGCTGCAGCGCATGCGCGACGAGATGGCCCACCAGCTGCAGGAGTACCAGGATCTGATGGACATCAAGGTGTCGCTGGACCTCGAGATCGCTGCCTACGACAAGTTGCTGTGCGGTGAGGAACGTCGCCTGAACATCGAATCGCCCGGACGTCCAAATGCTGATTCTGGAATCTCCAGCAATGGCACCCACTTGTCCGCCAGTGCTAGCTCTCGTTCCGGAAGGGTGACGCCCAGTGGTCGTCGCTCGGCCACTCCCGGAATCTCGGGATCCAGTGCCGTCAAGAGACGCCGCACGGTGATCGATGAGAGCGAGGATCGTACTCTTTCCGAATATTCCGTGAATGCCGCTGCCAAGGGCGATCTGGAGATTATTGAGGCCGATGTGGAGGGACGCTTCATCAAGCTGCACAACAAGGGCACCGAGGAGATCAATCTAACCGGCTGGCAGCTGACCCGCATTGCCGGCGATGAGGAGCTGGCCTTCAAGTTCTCTCGCGGATCGAAGGTTCTGGGCGGTGCTAGTGTCACCATTTGGTCCGTGGATGCCGGATCCCCACACGATCCACCAAACAACCTGGTGATGAAGAAGAAGTGGCCGGTGGCCAACTCGATGCGATCGGTGCTGGCCAATGCCGACAAAGAGGTGAGAGTCTTGTCCATATACAACACGTGCGGCACTTGCGACATCTGCCGCCACTGCAGACACCTCGAGTTTGTGCTGGACCA GATGTTGCCAGCTACGACCGTGTCCGTGCTAACGTTTCCAGCCACACCTCGCGGCATCGCAGCAGCGGCACGCCCAGCACGGGCTTTACCCTCGGTTCCGGAGCTGGATCCACTGGAGTGA
- the LOC119552035 gene encoding lamin-C isoform X2 — protein MSARRVTLNTRVSRASTSTPVGGASTSSRLGATSPTRTTRIQEKEELQHLNDRLACYIDRMRHLENENSRLTQELSLAQDTVNRETSNLKAVYEKELAAARKLLDETAKEKAKLEIDIKRLWEENDDLKPRLEKKTKEATVAENNARLYENRYNEVNSKYSQALADRKKFEDQSKELALENERLRRQLDDLRKQLEAETLARVDLENQNQSLREELAFKDQVHTQELTETRSRRQIEISEIDGRLSRQYEAKLQQSLQELRDQYEGQMRANREEIELLYDNEIQNLKAAANRAAQGSAHATEEVRLMRVKIDGLNAKLQDLENTNAGLNARIRELENLLDTERQRHNQYIASLEAELQRMRDEMAHQLQEYQDLMDIKVSLDLEIAAYDKLLCGEERRLNIESPGRPNADSGISSNGTHLSASASSRSGRVTPSGRRSATPGISGSSAVKRRRTVIDESEDRTLSEYSVNAAAKGDLEIIEADVEGRFIKLHNKGTEEINLTGWQLTRIAGDEELAFKFSRGSKVLGGASVTIWSVDAGSPHDPPNNLVMKKKWPVANSMRSVLANADKEDVASYDRVRANVSSHTSRHRSSGTPSTGFTLGSGAGSTGVRSLFSLLF, from the exons ATGTCAGCACGCCGCGTCACATTGAACACACGCGTTTCGCGCGCCTCCACCTCCACGCCGGTGGGTGGGGCCTCGACCTCCTCCAGGCTGGGCGCCACCTCGCCCACCCGCACCACTCGCATCCAGGAGAAGGAGGAACTGCAGCACCTGAACGATCGCCTGGCCTGCTACATCGATCGCATGCGCCACCTGGAGAACGAGAACAGCCGACTCACCCAGGAACTGAGTCTCGCCCAGGACACCGTCAACCGGGAGACCTCCAACCTGAAGGCCGTCTATGAGAAGGAACTGGCCGCCGCCCGCAAGCTGCTCGATGAGACGGCCAAGGAGAAGGCCAAGCTGGAGATCGATATCAAGCGGCTGTGGGAGGAGAACGACGACCTGAAGCCGAG GCTCGAAAAGAAGACAAAGGAGGCCACAGTGGCCGAGAACAATGCCCGTCTGTATGAGAATCGGTACAATGAGGTCAATAGCAAGTACAGCCAGGCTCTGGCCGATCGCAAGAAGTTCGAGGATCAGTCCAAGGAACTCGCCTTGGAGAACGAGCGTCTGCGTCGCCAACTGGATGATCTTCGCAAGCAGCTGGAGGCTGAGACCCTGGCCCGCGTGGACCTAGAGAACCAGAACCAGAGCCTGCGCGAGGAGCTGGCCTTCAAGGATCAGGTGCACACCCAGGAGCTCACGGAGACTCGCTCTCGTCGCCAGATCGAGATCAGCGAGATCGATGGCCGCCTGTCGCGCCAGTACGAGGCCAAGTTGCAACAGTCACTCCAGGAACTCCGCGATCAGTACGAGGGCCAAATGCGCGCCAATCGCGAAGAGATCGAGCTGCTGTACGACAACGAGATCCAAAACCTCAAGGCCGCCGCCAACAGGGCCGCCCAGGGATCCGCTCATGCCACCGAGGAAGTGCGTCTAATGCGCGTCAAGATCGATGGCCTCAATGCCAAGCTGCAGGATCTGGAGAACACCAATGCTGGTCTGAAT GCTCGTATTCGGGAGCTGGAGAACCTTTTGGACACGGAGCGCCAGCGCCACAACCAGTACATCGCCTCCCTGGAGGCCGAGCTGCAGCGCATGCGCGACGAGATGGCCCACCAGCTGCAGGAGTACCAGGATCTGATGGACATCAAGGTGTCGCTGGACCTCGAGATCGCTGCCTACGACAAGTTGCTGTGCGGTGAGGAACGTCGCCTGAACATCGAATCGCCCGGACGTCCAAATGCTGATTCTGGAATCTCCAGCAATGGCACCCACTTGTCCGCCAGTGCTAGCTCTCGTTCCGGAAGGGTGACGCCCAGTGGTCGTCGCTCGGCCACTCCCGGAATCTCGGGATCCAGTGCCGTCAAGAGACGCCGCACGGTGATCGATGAGAGCGAGGATCGTACTCTTTCCGAATATTCCGTGAATGCCGCTGCCAAGGGCGATCTGGAGATTATTGAGGCCGATGTGGAGGGACGCTTCATCAAGCTGCACAACAAGGGCACCGAGGAGATCAATCTAACCGGCTGGCAGCTGACCCGCATTGCCGGCGATGAGGAGCTGGCCTTCAAGTTCTCTCGCGGATCGAAGGTTCTGGGCGGTGCTAGTGTCACCATTTGGTCCGTGGATGCCGGATCCCCACACGATCCACCAAACAACCTGGTGATGAAGAAGAAGTGGCCGGTGGCCAACTCGATGCGATCGGTGCTGGCCAATGCCGACAAAGAG GATGTTGCCAGCTACGACCGTGTCCGTGCTAACGTTTCCAGCCACACCTCGCGGCATCGCAGCAGCGGCACGCCCAGCACGGGCTTTACCCTCGGTTCCGGAGCTGGATCCACTGGAGTGAGGAGTCTCTTCTCCCTGCTCTTCTAG
- the LOC119552042 gene encoding uncharacterized protein LOC119552042 — protein sequence MSYIYLSLILLIPLTTSQHDLICIDCERVFDCEIAKTGYTCETTKIRSRFHWTKKPKFYVDLDECIPDELDIQCLKEEEFHHAVVWSPQFGCQLVVETDFVLDVGCYDIWSDCPCVDRKASAKKPTCKN from the exons ATGTCATATATATACCTTTCTCTTATACTTCTGATTCCACTGACCACATCACAACATGACCTAATATGCATCGACTGTGAAAGAGTTTTCGATTGCGAAATTGCCAAGACAGGATATACATGCGAAACTACGAAAATTCGGTCCCGCTTTCACTGGACTAAGAAACCTAAGTTTTATGTCGATTTAGATGAATGCATCCCGGATGAATTGGATATTCAATGCCTTAAGG AAGAAGAATTCCATCATGCTGTCGTTTGGTCTCCCCAATTTGGTTGCCAACTTGTGGTTGAAACTGATTTTGTCCTAGATGTGGGTTGTTATGATATCTGGAGTGATTGTCCGTGCGTCGATCGGAAAGCATCTGCGAAAAAACCCACCT GTAAAAATTGA
- the LOC119552040 gene encoding uncharacterized protein LOC119552040 isoform X1, producing MTIYLTIYLFGLLSPLTTKGLTTKNDTICIDCSKEDMVACEIDRIGFDCFDPTGEDWSERDEGVLHWEGSSTTDLEKCIPRNLKIECMEEKKFKKVVVWSPKLGCQVVQKSSESKRNACFSATLNCPCIKDRKESGTVCLYTRSWIVPCALYVLQLLICLFTVQ from the exons atgacGATATACCTAACTATTTATCTCTTCGGTCTACTGAGTCCACTAACCACTAAAGGATTAACGACAAAAAATGATACAATATGTATTGACTGTTCAAAGGAAGACATGGTAGCTTGTGAAATTGATCGAATCGGATTTGATTGTTTTGACCCGACTGGCGAAGATTGGTCCGAAAGGGACGAAGGTGTCCTCCATTGGGAGGGTTCAAGTACCACAGATCTGGAAAAATGCATTCCAAGAAATTTAAAGATTGAGTGCATGGAAG aaaaaaaattcaaaaaagtcGTCGTTTGGTCTCCTAAATTGGGTTGTCAAGTTGTACAAAAATCGTCCGAAAGTAAAAGGAATGCATGTTTCAGTGCCACTCTAAATTGCCCGTGCATCAAGGACAGAAAAGAATCTGGAACGGTCTGTCTGTACACCAGAAGCTGGATCGTGCCGTGCGCCTTATATGTATTACAACTGTTGATTTGTTTGTTTACGGTACAGTAA
- the LOC119552040 gene encoding uncharacterized protein LOC119552040 isoform X2, with product MLKLCFTLILLSSPIATFALTYNSTMCIDCTKENKDKCEISETGYECFDRTSRIYDEDIDPYFGLNRNPPSNNDLDVCIPQALEIQCIKNENFKYAVVWSPELGCQLVQRDYDEKVICFTARQTCPCVENGSGKMYMNSLTVITSRYLVPLITGFKLLNLSC from the exons ATGTTAAAGTTATGTTTTACTTTAATACTCCTTTCAAGTCCAATAGCCACGTTTGCTTTAACATATAATAGCACAATGTGTATTGACTGCACGAAGGAGAATAAAGATAAGTGCGAAATTTCAGAAACCGGATATGAGTGCTTTGACCGGACAAGTCGAATTTACGATGAGGATATTGATCCATACTTTGGCTTGAATCGAAATCCTCCGAGTAACAACGATTTAGATGTTTGCATTCCGCAGGCCTTGGAGATTCAGTGCATTAAGA acgaaaattttaaatatgccgTCGTTTGGTCACCGGAACTCGGATGCCAACTGGTACAAAGGGACTACGACGAAAAGGTGATTTGCTTTACTGCGAGACAAACTTGTCCATGCGTTGAAAATGGATCCGGAAAGATGTACATGAACAGTTTGACCGTGATTACTAGCAGATACTTGGTGCCTCTTATTACGGGTTTTAAATTACTAAATTTAAGTTGCTAA